The Parambassis ranga chromosome 1, fParRan2.1, whole genome shotgun sequence genome includes a region encoding these proteins:
- the LOC114432495 gene encoding prostaglandin D2 receptor 2 produces the protein MANVSQLFCPLLQMMRDHGLNNNTKANLVVVCIHGLVSCLGILENALIIWVVGFRLRQRTVASVWVLNLAMSDFLATLTLPLFTFYFNSVHSWELGYPLCKAQASIFFLNMFVSAFLLAAISLDRLLLVLKPVWSQNHRSVAGAWKVCALGWLWAAINTIPYFVFRSVTEKKDGRKLCYHNFALYLSSEATLETDCIVRQEATAISKLLLAFLFPLLVIAGSYIQIGLSLRSRDRKRKQSVSRLTDALIVSNRDGKPGSTTTRTTNLFLKSPNTPQTESTPSPTTPKLTNHSPLSQSFTKMVTFVIAAFVLCWAPYHIFCMIEVMAKYNTENLQLVEVGLPIATTIAFLNPVLNPILYAFSCPRFCVRIRQSLGAVFDGLVEEGGGLLMVPGRTFKAHIRRRSSRDVSLGTPSSPSQLAEIQHPVPEGLSHSEYAGHGS, from the coding sequence ATGGCTAATGTCTCACAGCTCTTCTGTCCGTTACTGCAGATGATGAGGGATCATGgattaaacaacaacacaaaggccAATCTGGTGGTGGTTTGTATCCACGgtctggtttcctgtctgggTATTTTGGAGAACGCCCTGATCATCTGGGTGGTGGGCTTCCGCCTCAGGCAACGCACCGTAGCGTCCGTCTGGGTGCTCAACCTGGCCATGTCTGACTTCCTGGCCACCCTGACGCTCCCCCTCTTCACCTTCTACTTCAACTCTGTCCATAGCTGGGAGCTTGGATACCCGCTTTGCAAAGCGCAGGCGTCCATATTTTtcttaaacatgtttgtgtcgGCGTTCCTGCTGGCTGCCATCTCACTGGATCGTTTACTCCTGGTGCTGAAACCAGTGTGGAGCCAGAATCACCGCTCGGTGGCAGGAGCGTGGAAGGTGTGCGCGTTGGGCTGGCTGTGGGCAGCCATCAACACAATTCCATATTTTGTGTTCCGCTCTGTGACTGAGAAGAAGGACGGCAGGAAGTTGTGCTATCATAACTTTGCCTTGTATTTATCCTCTGAGGCTACTCTGGAGACAGATTGCATTGTGAGGCAGGAAGCCACAGCCATCTCCAAGCTGCTCCTAGCATTCCTCTTTCCCCTGCTGGTGATTGCGGGGAGCTACATCCAAATTGGTCTAAGCCTGAGGAGCCgggacaggaagaggaagcagagtgTCAGCAGGCTCACAGATGCACTTATTGTATCAAACAGAGATGGAAAACCAGGAAGTACAACCACAAGAACGACAAATTTGTTCCTCAAATCCCCCAATACTCCACAGACAGAAAGCACCCCGTCCCCCACCACCCCGaaactgaccaatcacagcccaCTGTCCCAGAGCTTCACCAAAATGGTGACGTTTGTGATTGCTGCGTTTGTGCTCTGCTGGGCTCCTTATCACATCTTCTGCATGATCGAAGTGATGGCCAAGTACAACACAGAAAACCTCCAACTGGTGGAGGTGGGGCTGCCCATTGCCACAACCATTGCCTTCTTAAATCCAGTCCTAAACCCCATCCTGTATGCCTTCAGCTGCCCACGCTTCTGTGTGAGAATACGGCAGAGTCTGGGCGCAGTGTTTGACGGACTGGTAGAGGAAGGAGGCGGGTTGCTGATGGTCCCTGGCAGAACCTTTAAAGCTCACATTCGGCGGAGGAGCAGTCGAGATGTTAGCCTTGGGACACCAAGTTCACCCAGTCAGTTAGCTGAAATCCAGCACCCAGTCCCTGAAGGCCTCAGTCACTCAGAGTATGCAGGACATGGGTCCTAG